In the Caenorhabditis elegans chromosome X genome, one interval contains:
- the F38B2.4 gene encoding Adenylate kinase isoenzyme 1 (Confirmed by transcript evidence) has protein sequence MAPTVERKNINLAPLKAAGVPIFFIVGGPGSGKGTQCDKIVAKYGLTHLSSGDLLRDEVKSGSPRGAQLTAIMESGALVPLEVVLDLVKEAMLKAIEKGSKGFLIDGYPREVAQGQQFESEIQEAKLVLFFDVAEETLVKRLLHRAQTSGRADDNADTIKKRLHTFVTSTAPVVDYYESKGKLVRINAEGSVDDIFAVVVANLDKATSKL, from the exons atggcACCAACCGTTGAGcgtaaaaatatcaatttggCTCCATTAAAAGCTGCCGGTGTTCCAATCTTCTTCATTGTTGGAGGACCAGGATCTGGAAAGGGAACCCAATGTGACAAAATTGTTGCCAAGTATGGATTGACTCACTTGTCATCCGGAGATCTTCTCCGTGACGAAGTAAAATCTGGATCTCCACGTGGAGCCCAGCTCACCGCTATCATGGAGTCCGGAGCCCTCGTTCCATTG gaagTTGTTCTGGACTTGGTCAAAGAAGCAATGCTCAAGGCTATTGAAAAGGGAAGCAAGGGATTCCTCATTGACGGATACCCAAGAGAAGTTGCTCAAGGACAGCAGTTCGAGTCTGAG ATCCAAGAAGCCAAGTTGGTATTGTTCTTTGATGTCGCCGAAGAAACGTTGGTCAAGAGACTCTTGCATCGCGCTCAAACCAG tgGAAGAGCCGATGACAACGCTGACACTATCAAAAAGCGTCTCCATACCTTTGTTACCTCCACTGCCCCAGTTGTTGATTACTACGAGTCCAAAGGAAAACTTGTTAGA atcaATGCCGAAGGTTCCGTTGATGATATTTTTGCTGTCGTAGTGGCAAACCTCGATAAAGCAACATCTAAGctctaa